One Oryza brachyantha chromosome 3, ObraRS2, whole genome shotgun sequence DNA segment encodes these proteins:
- the LOC102710190 gene encoding alpha-L-arabinofuranosidase 1-like isoform X2, which yields MGVRRGCLDCSLFHMLVLVCGLCQVLFVGTVTGQTAQFSVDASPQNGQTIPDKMFGIFFEELNHAGAGGLWAELVSNRGFEAGGINTPSNIDPWLIIGDESNIIVATDRSSCFASNPIALRMEVLCRASGTNACPSGGVGIYNPGFWGMNIEKTKIYKVSMYIRSSDSVDLAISLTSSDGLQNLATHTITAEKGDFAEWTKVEFDLQSGERNTNSRLQLTTTKNGIIWFDQVSVMPSDTYMGHGFRKDLASMLANLKPRFLKFPGGNYVMGNYLLNAFRWSETIGPWEERPGHFNDVWDYWTDDGLGFFEFLQLAEDLGACPVWVINDGASLNEQIPSATITAFVKDVVNGIEFARGDPETTWGSVRAAMGHPEPFPLYYISIGNQECSKPYYKEKYIKFYSAIKASYPDIKIISSCDISSISPVNPADLYDVHVYTSSGDMFAKTRMFDNTPRSGPKAFVSEYAVTGNDAGRGTLVAALAEAAFLIGLEKNSDVVEMASCAPLFVNDNDRRFSPDAIVFNSWQHYGCPNYWMLYFFKDSSGATLHPLTIQVSNYDQLVASALTWQNSNDGNTYLKIKVVNFGNKAVNLNVSVTGLENSIQAFGSIKTVLTSGWLRDENSFQQPDKLAVYGVLGLGGRPEADAAKVALSLVYMFFFAWLEGLTGGASYNPLTVLAGALASRGGPSLYLFTVFVRIPAQVLGSILGVKLIRTALPNVGKGARLSVGVHHGALAEGLATFMVVMVSVTLKKKEMKGFFMKTWISSIWKMTFHILSSDITGGIMNPASAFAWAYARGDHTTFDHLLVYWLAPLQATLLGVWIVTYLTKPKNIKEQEEDESKTKKE from the exons ATGGGCGTTCGGAGAGGTTGTTTGGATTGCTCATTGTTCCATATGCTGGTTCTCGTTTGCGGCCTGTGCCAGGTGCTCTTTGTTGGGACGGTCACGGGCCAAACTGCTCAGTTTAGTGTAGATGCTTCACCCCAGAATGGTCAGACGATCCCTGACAAAATGTTCGGAATCTTTTTTGAG GAGCTCAACCATGCTGGGGCTGGTGGACTGTGGGCAGAGCTTGTAAGCAACAGAG GTTTCGAAGCTGGTGGCATTAATACTCCTTCAAATATTGACCCATGGTTGATAATTGGAGatgaatcaaatattattgtgGCAACAGACAGGTCATCCTGTTTTGCCAGTAACCCAATTGCACTTCGGATGGAAGTGCTTTGTCGAGCTAGTGGAACTAATGCTTGCCCTTCAGGAGGTGTTGGTATCTATAATCCTGGTTTCTGGGGCATG AACATTGAGAAAACAAAGATTTATAAAGTTAGCATGTACATTAGGTCATCAGATTCAGTGGATTTGGCAATTTCTTTGACAAGTTCAGATGGTCTTCAAAATCTAGCCACTCATACCATCAC GGCTGAGAAGGGAGATTTTGCAGAATGGACAAAGGTTGAGTTTGATTTACAGTCAGGTGAAAGAAATACTAATTCAAGACTGCAACTTACAACCACCAAAAATGGCATAATTTGGTTTGACCAAGTATCAGTTATGCCATCAGACACTTATATG GGTCATGGTTTCCGTAAAGATCTTGCCTCTATGCTAGCAAATCTAAAGCCTCGGTTTTTAAAGTTTCCAG GTGGAAACTATGTCATGGGAAATTATTTACTGAATGCATTCCGGTGGAGTGAAACCATTGGACCTTGGGAAGAGAGACCTGGTCACTTTAATGATGTTTGGGATTATTGGACTGATGATGGACTAGGATTTTTTGAGTTCCTTCAA CTGGCAGAAGACCTTGGTGCCTGCCCAGTTTGGGTGATCAATGATG GGGCCAGCCTTAACGAACAAATTCCATCTGCAACAATAACTGCTTTTGTAAAG GATGTTGTTAATGGCATTGAATTTGCAAGGGGAGACCCTGAGACTACATGGGGTTCAGTTCGTGCAGCCATGGGACATCCAGAGCCCTTTCCTCTTTACTATATTTCAATAGGGAATCAAGAATGCTCAAAGCCGTACTACAAAG AGAAATACATTAAGTTCTATTCTGCAATAAAAGCATCTTACCCTGACATCAAAATCATATCAAGCTGTGATATATCTTCCATTTCACCAGTCAACCCTGCTGATCTATATGATGTCCAT GTTTATACATCGTCTGGTGATATGTTTGCCAAAACAAGAATGTTTGATAACACACCCCGCAGTGGACCCAAG GCATTTGTTAGTGAATATGCGGTGACTGGAAATGATGCTGGCCGAGGAACATTAGTAGCTGCTCTCGCAGAAGCTGCATTCCTCATTGGATTAGAGAAAAATAG TGATGTGGTCGAGATGGCAAGTTGTGCTCCACTCTTCGTGAATGACAACGATCGCAG GTTTAGTCCAGATGCCATAGTCTTCAACTCATGGCAGCACTACGGTTGTCCAAACTACTGGATGCTCTACTTCTTCAAGGATTCAAGTGGTGCGACACTTCATCCCTTGACGATTCAAGTGTCAAACTATGATCAATTGGTCGCGTCTGCTCTCACTTGGCAGAATTCTAATGATGGAAACACTTACTTGAAAATAAAG GTTGTCAATTTTGGTAACAAAGCTGTTAATCTTAATGTTTCTGTAACTGGACTGGAGAATAGCATTCAGGCATTTGGCTCCATAAAGACGGTGCTTACATCTGGTTGGCTACGGGATGAGAACTCTTTCCAACAGCCAGACAAG CTCGCCGTGTACGGCGTGCTCGGCCTCGGGGGCCGCCCcgaggccgacgccgccaAGGTCGCGCTCTCCCTGGTCTACATGTTCTTTTTCGCCTGGCTCGAGggcctcaccggcggcgcctcctACAATCCGCTCACCGTCCTCGCCGGTGCTCTCGCGTCCCGCGGCGGCCCCTCTCTCTACTTGTTCACCGTCTTCGTACGGATCCCTGCGCAG GTGCTTGGGTCAATTCTTGGAGTGAAGCTCATCCGAACAGCTCTGCCAAATGTAGGTAAAGGAGCTCGCTTAAGCGTTGGAGTTCACCATGGAGCATTAGCTGAAGGGTTGGCAACTTTCATGGTTGTTATGGTGTCGGTGACtctgaagaagaaggagatgaAAGGGTTCTTTATGAAAACATGGATCTCAAGCATTTGGAAAATGACATTTCATATCCTCAGCTCAGATATAACTGGAGGAATCATGAATCCCGCATCT GCTTTTGCTTGGGCCTATGCTCGAGGAGATCACACAACATTTGACCACCTACTTGTATATTGGCTTGCACCCCTCCAAGCAACCTTGCTAGGAGTATGGATCGTCACCTACTTAACTAAACCCAAGAATATCAAGgagcaagaagaagatgaaagcAAAACCAAGAAGGAATAG
- the LOC102710190 gene encoding alpha-L-arabinofuranosidase 1-like isoform X1 — protein sequence MGVRRGCLDCSLFHMLVLVCGLCQVLFVGTVTGQTAQFSVDASPQNGQTIPDKMFGIFFEELNHAGAGGLWAELVSNRGFEAGGINTPSNIDPWLIIGDESNIIVATDRSSCFASNPIALRMEVLCRASGTNACPSGGVGIYNPGFWGMNIEKTKIYKVSMYIRSSDSVDLAISLTSSDGLQNLATHTITAEKGDFAEWTKVEFDLQSGERNTNSRLQLTTTKNGIIWFDQVSVMPSDTYMGHGFRKDLASMLANLKPRFLKFPGGNYVMGNYLLNAFRWSETIGPWEERPGHFNDVWDYWTDDGLGFFEFLQLAEDLGACPVWVINDGASLNEQIPSATITAFVKDVVNGIEFARGDPETTWGSVRAAMGHPEPFPLYYISIGNQECSKPYYKEKYIKFYSAIKASYPDIKIISSCDISSISPVNPADLYDVHVYTSSGDMFAKTRMFDNTPRSGPKAFVSEYAVTGNDAGRGTLVAALAEAAFLIGLEKNSDVVEMASCAPLFVNDNDRRFSPDAIVFNSWQHYGCPNYWMLYFFKDSSGATLHPLTIQVSNYDQLVASALTWQNSNDGNTYLKIKVVNFGNKAVNLNVSVTGLENSIQAFGSIKTVLTSGWLRDENSFQQPDKVVPAASPITNAAEQMGVIVDPYSLTSFDLLLDSGTGISESSLHPSM from the exons ATGGGCGTTCGGAGAGGTTGTTTGGATTGCTCATTGTTCCATATGCTGGTTCTCGTTTGCGGCCTGTGCCAGGTGCTCTTTGTTGGGACGGTCACGGGCCAAACTGCTCAGTTTAGTGTAGATGCTTCACCCCAGAATGGTCAGACGATCCCTGACAAAATGTTCGGAATCTTTTTTGAG GAGCTCAACCATGCTGGGGCTGGTGGACTGTGGGCAGAGCTTGTAAGCAACAGAG GTTTCGAAGCTGGTGGCATTAATACTCCTTCAAATATTGACCCATGGTTGATAATTGGAGatgaatcaaatattattgtgGCAACAGACAGGTCATCCTGTTTTGCCAGTAACCCAATTGCACTTCGGATGGAAGTGCTTTGTCGAGCTAGTGGAACTAATGCTTGCCCTTCAGGAGGTGTTGGTATCTATAATCCTGGTTTCTGGGGCATG AACATTGAGAAAACAAAGATTTATAAAGTTAGCATGTACATTAGGTCATCAGATTCAGTGGATTTGGCAATTTCTTTGACAAGTTCAGATGGTCTTCAAAATCTAGCCACTCATACCATCAC GGCTGAGAAGGGAGATTTTGCAGAATGGACAAAGGTTGAGTTTGATTTACAGTCAGGTGAAAGAAATACTAATTCAAGACTGCAACTTACAACCACCAAAAATGGCATAATTTGGTTTGACCAAGTATCAGTTATGCCATCAGACACTTATATG GGTCATGGTTTCCGTAAAGATCTTGCCTCTATGCTAGCAAATCTAAAGCCTCGGTTTTTAAAGTTTCCAG GTGGAAACTATGTCATGGGAAATTATTTACTGAATGCATTCCGGTGGAGTGAAACCATTGGACCTTGGGAAGAGAGACCTGGTCACTTTAATGATGTTTGGGATTATTGGACTGATGATGGACTAGGATTTTTTGAGTTCCTTCAA CTGGCAGAAGACCTTGGTGCCTGCCCAGTTTGGGTGATCAATGATG GGGCCAGCCTTAACGAACAAATTCCATCTGCAACAATAACTGCTTTTGTAAAG GATGTTGTTAATGGCATTGAATTTGCAAGGGGAGACCCTGAGACTACATGGGGTTCAGTTCGTGCAGCCATGGGACATCCAGAGCCCTTTCCTCTTTACTATATTTCAATAGGGAATCAAGAATGCTCAAAGCCGTACTACAAAG AGAAATACATTAAGTTCTATTCTGCAATAAAAGCATCTTACCCTGACATCAAAATCATATCAAGCTGTGATATATCTTCCATTTCACCAGTCAACCCTGCTGATCTATATGATGTCCAT GTTTATACATCGTCTGGTGATATGTTTGCCAAAACAAGAATGTTTGATAACACACCCCGCAGTGGACCCAAG GCATTTGTTAGTGAATATGCGGTGACTGGAAATGATGCTGGCCGAGGAACATTAGTAGCTGCTCTCGCAGAAGCTGCATTCCTCATTGGATTAGAGAAAAATAG TGATGTGGTCGAGATGGCAAGTTGTGCTCCACTCTTCGTGAATGACAACGATCGCAG GTTTAGTCCAGATGCCATAGTCTTCAACTCATGGCAGCACTACGGTTGTCCAAACTACTGGATGCTCTACTTCTTCAAGGATTCAAGTGGTGCGACACTTCATCCCTTGACGATTCAAGTGTCAAACTATGATCAATTGGTCGCGTCTGCTCTCACTTGGCAGAATTCTAATGATGGAAACACTTACTTGAAAATAAAG GTTGTCAATTTTGGTAACAAAGCTGTTAATCTTAATGTTTCTGTAACTGGACTGGAGAATAGCATTCAGGCATTTGGCTCCATAAAGACGGTGCTTACATCTGGTTGGCTACGGGATGAGAACTCTTTCCAACAGCCAGACAAG GTGGTGCCAGCGGCAAGCCCCATAACCAACGCGGCCGAGCAGATGGGTGTCATAGTGGATCCATACTCCCTCACCTCGTTCGATCTCCTCTTGGACAGCGGCACAGGAATATCGGAGTCGAGCTTGCATCCAAGCATGTGA